One stretch of Lysobacter sp. TY2-98 DNA includes these proteins:
- a CDS encoding S9 family peptidase produces the protein MKKTIAAAAMMLAMGAAHAVDIDAFIRKEKFLDIKISPTGEYLAATVPLEDRVALVIFHRSNTKLAGTFDLGRNTAVADFEWVNANRVLISAAQRFGALDEPSLTGELYGMNADGSAPEMLVGYRIREELGTLIHPKKEEDVAAFPIDPLGSDDRYAVIKVTPFDDDPYNRAERLDVYTGQRKRLASAPVRNADFMTDNAGVVRFADGFDSNLAGKLYYRAGDGAPWELLNDEDRTGHREHAIGFSGDNKIAYLQVDDDAHPARLVALDLATRERKDLFGDDVADPSLILYRHGTREPIGVVFDGGKGRTAFFDDASAEARMQRSLEAAFPASRVFVTSGTSDGRLALVRVSSDQNPGDYYLFDTTTKNASFIVSSREWVDPAAVHRVEPIAFKARDGIEIHGYLTRPSTAARSKVPMVVLPHGGPFGVYDRWDYDVERDLLASAGYAVLQVNFRGSGGYGRGFEQAGAYQWGKAMQDDLTDATRWAIDQGVADASRICLYGASYGGYASLMGVAKEPDLYRCAAGYVGIYDLPMLYSKGDINDSRSGRSYLRQWVGPENDLPDTSSPVRIAQRIKVPVFLAAGGEDRRAPIEHSKSMERALKKAGVPVETLYYDTEGHGFYTIEHQREFYTRLLAFLSKNIGGEAATPSTGGVSTAK, from the coding sequence ATGAAGAAGACCATCGCGGCGGCCGCGATGATGCTCGCGATGGGTGCGGCTCATGCCGTCGACATTGATGCCTTCATTCGCAAGGAGAAGTTTCTCGACATCAAGATCTCGCCGACCGGCGAGTATCTTGCCGCGACCGTGCCGCTCGAAGATCGCGTGGCGCTTGTCATATTCCATCGAAGCAATACGAAGCTGGCGGGCACCTTCGACCTGGGTCGGAATACGGCCGTCGCAGATTTCGAATGGGTGAACGCGAATCGCGTTCTGATCTCCGCCGCCCAGAGGTTCGGCGCGCTCGACGAGCCTTCGCTAACGGGAGAGCTGTATGGCATGAATGCCGACGGCTCCGCGCCGGAGATGCTGGTGGGGTATCGCATCCGCGAGGAACTGGGAACGCTCATCCATCCAAAGAAGGAAGAGGATGTCGCCGCGTTTCCGATCGATCCGCTGGGCAGCGATGATCGCTATGCCGTAATCAAGGTCACCCCGTTCGACGACGACCCCTACAATCGCGCCGAGCGGCTCGACGTCTACACCGGGCAGCGCAAACGCCTGGCGTCGGCGCCGGTTCGAAACGCCGACTTCATGACCGACAACGCGGGCGTCGTCCGCTTTGCGGACGGGTTCGACTCCAATCTGGCGGGGAAGCTCTACTACCGCGCAGGGGATGGCGCGCCGTGGGAACTGCTCAATGACGAAGACCGGACCGGGCATCGCGAACACGCCATCGGATTTTCGGGCGATAACAAGATCGCCTATCTCCAGGTGGACGACGACGCTCATCCAGCCCGTCTGGTGGCGCTCGATCTGGCCACGCGCGAGCGAAAGGATCTTTTCGGGGACGATGTCGCCGACCCCAGCCTGATTCTCTATCGACATGGTACACGCGAGCCGATCGGTGTCGTGTTCGATGGCGGCAAGGGGCGAACGGCCTTCTTCGATGACGCGAGCGCCGAGGCGCGGATGCAGCGGAGTCTTGAAGCCGCCTTTCCCGCGAGCCGCGTTTTCGTCACCTCTGGAACGTCGGACGGTCGCCTCGCGCTTGTGCGGGTGTCGAGTGATCAGAATCCCGGTGACTACTATCTGTTCGACACGACCACCAAGAACGCGTCTTTCATCGTCAGCAGCCGCGAGTGGGTTGATCCCGCTGCCGTCCACCGTGTTGAGCCGATTGCGTTCAAGGCGCGAGACGGGATCGAGATTCACGGCTACCTGACACGCCCGTCGACCGCGGCTAGGAGCAAGGTTCCGATGGTCGTCCTGCCGCACGGTGGTCCGTTCGGTGTCTATGACCGCTGGGATTACGACGTCGAACGCGATCTTCTTGCCAGTGCGGGGTACGCCGTCCTGCAGGTGAACTTCCGCGGCTCGGGCGGTTACGGACGCGGATTCGAGCAGGCAGGCGCCTACCAGTGGGGGAAGGCGATGCAGGACGACCTGACCGACGCCACACGGTGGGCGATCGATCAGGGGGTCGCTGATGCATCCCGGATCTGCCTCTACGGCGCGAGCTACGGCGGATATGCGTCGCTGATGGGCGTCGCGAAAGAACCCGACCTGTATCGCTGCGCGGCGGGCTACGTCGGTATCTATGATCTGCCGATGCTGTATTCGAAGGGGGACATTAACGACTCCCGCAGTGGTCGCAGCTATCTGCGGCAGTGGGTGGGACCAGAGAACGATCTGCCAGACACTTCGTCGCCTGTGAGAATTGCGCAGCGGATCAAGGTTCCGGTGTTTCTCGCGGCGGGCGGCGAGGATCGACGCGCTCCGATCGAGCACAGCAAGTCGATGGAGCGGGCGCTGAAGAAGGCGGGTGTTCCGGTGGAGACGCTGTACTACGACACCGAGGGCCACGGCTTTTACACCATCGAACATCAGCGGGAGTTCTATACGAGGTTGCTCGCGTTCCTCTCGAAGAACATTGGTGGCGAGGCCGCGACGCCGTCGACGGGCGGAGTGTCGACCGCAAAGTAA
- a CDS encoding oligopeptide:H+ symporter: protein MTPALNAAAPAADPRRDLFGHPKGVYVCFFTEMWERFSFYGMKALLLLFLLKHHLFKDAAGYDVLGAYGGLVYCIPVFGGMLADRYLGTRKAVIFGGILLVLGHMGMTIEGHDAHILGGEVVRDESALRAFYLSLALIIMGVGFLKPNISTIVGRLYAEDDPRRDSGFSLFYAGINLGALFASIVCGYLGQTLGWKYGFGAAGIGMALGLGQFLWGQKYLEGHAEPPEPSRLRERVWGMPRELAIYVGAIAGLLPVAALMWAVATGSSTAGSGSSSTLMIVMVALASGALWFWFAKAREMSAARQAVYLAIVAVFALWEYLARDQSLALRLMLLVMAGVVMWFHWFTSIRCSAVQRQQMYALIVLIAMCLVFFTLYEQTYGSWVTFTDRMLTKDIVPSLVKAVPDVQAAGAPAVTFGQFLQSAPWSIISLLLAPLAFVVSAALSDRNPQSSAPRALFGLAVVAMLVFLIRDALVLPQTAGSLTYLGAMFIVLLAPTFSAIWAALGRRGLDPSKPTKSALGLLFAGLSFIPLAWAAEHAGATGGLASVWWLVLAYFVLEVGEMCLAPVGLSAVTQLSVRSVVSLMMGTWFLATAFSETLAALFGKLASLDIPEGTTINMAEAGAKYAHLFWLMMWIGVGCAVLAFLIAPLLRKWMHGVR from the coding sequence GTGACGCCAGCCCTGAATGCCGCCGCGCCTGCCGCGGATCCCCGTCGCGACCTGTTCGGCCATCCCAAGGGCGTCTACGTCTGCTTTTTCACCGAAATGTGGGAGCGCTTCTCGTTCTACGGAATGAAGGCGCTGCTCCTGCTGTTCCTGCTCAAGCACCACCTGTTCAAGGACGCCGCCGGCTACGACGTGCTCGGCGCGTACGGCGGCCTCGTCTACTGCATCCCGGTGTTCGGCGGCATGCTCGCCGACCGCTACCTCGGCACGCGCAAGGCCGTGATCTTCGGCGGCATCCTGCTGGTGCTCGGCCACATGGGCATGACCATCGAAGGCCACGATGCGCACATTCTCGGCGGCGAAGTCGTCCGCGATGAATCGGCGCTGCGCGCGTTCTACCTCTCGCTCGCGCTGATCATCATGGGCGTCGGCTTCCTCAAGCCGAACATCTCGACGATCGTCGGCCGCCTGTATGCCGAGGACGATCCGCGTCGCGACTCCGGTTTCTCGCTGTTCTACGCGGGCATCAACCTCGGCGCGTTGTTCGCGTCGATCGTGTGCGGCTACCTCGGCCAGACGCTGGGCTGGAAGTACGGCTTCGGCGCAGCCGGCATCGGCATGGCGCTGGGTCTCGGCCAGTTCCTGTGGGGACAGAAATACCTCGAAGGCCACGCGGAACCGCCGGAGCCGTCGCGTCTGCGCGAGCGCGTGTGGGGCATGCCGCGTGAGCTCGCGATCTATGTGGGCGCGATCGCCGGGCTGCTGCCGGTTGCGGCGCTGATGTGGGCAGTCGCGACCGGAAGTTCGACCGCCGGCAGCGGCAGTTCCAGCACGCTGATGATTGTGATGGTGGCACTCGCTAGTGGCGCGCTTTGGTTCTGGTTCGCGAAGGCGCGCGAAATGTCCGCCGCCCGCCAGGCTGTATATCTCGCGATCGTCGCGGTTTTCGCGCTATGGGAGTACCTCGCGCGCGATCAATCGTTGGCGCTGCGCTTGATGCTGCTCGTCATGGCAGGCGTCGTCATGTGGTTCCACTGGTTCACTTCGATCCGGTGTTCGGCTGTGCAGCGCCAACAGATGTATGCGCTCATCGTGCTCATCGCCATGTGCCTCGTATTTTTTACCCTTTACGAACAGACCTACGGCTCGTGGGTGACCTTCACCGACCGCATGCTGACCAAGGACATCGTGCCGTCGCTCGTGAAGGCCGTGCCGGACGTGCAGGCGGCCGGCGCTCCCGCGGTCACTTTTGGACAGTTCTTGCAATCCGCACCGTGGTCGATCATCTCGCTACTGCTCGCGCCGCTCGCGTTCGTGGTATCAGCCGCGCTGTCCGATCGCAATCCGCAGTCGTCGGCGCCGCGCGCGCTGTTCGGCCTCGCCGTCGTCGCGATGCTCGTCTTCCTGATCCGCGACGCGCTCGTGCTGCCGCAGACGGCGGGCTCGCTAACCTACCTTGGCGCGATGTTCATCGTGCTGCTCGCACCGACCTTCAGCGCGATCTGGGCGGCGCTCGGCCGCCGGGGCCTCGATCCGTCCAAGCCGACCAAGTCCGCGCTCGGCCTGCTGTTCGCCGGCCTGAGCTTCATACCGCTCGCGTGGGCGGCCGAACACGCCGGCGCTACCGGCGGCCTGGCCAGCGTGTGGTGGCTGGTGCTCGCCTACTTCGTGCTCGAAGTCGGCGAGATGTGCCTGGCGCCCGTCGGCTTGTCCGCAGTGACGCAGCTGTCCGTGCGCAGCGTCGTCAGCCTGATGATGGGCACGTGGTTCCTCGCGACCGCGTTCTCGGAAACGCTGGCCGCACTGTTCGGCAAGCTGGCGTCGCTCGACATTCCGGAAGGCACCACGATCAACATGGCCGAAGCCGGCGCGAAGTACGCGCACCTGTTCTGGCTGATGATGTGGATCGGTGTCGGATGTGCCGTGCTGGCGTTCCTCATCGCGCCGTTGCTGCGCAAATGGATGCATGGCGTCCGCTGA
- a CDS encoding S9 family peptidase — translation MSRLALLPLMLAAALPLAAGAAPHGLQPKELATLDRFSSPVLTPDGAKLVFARRVVDYDANKSSTALWIQPTSGTGKATRLTPEGWNVNSPLVSDDGKRVYFLSSKGGSSQLYYVPVGGGAPVQVTAMPLDVSTYSLSPKGDRIALSMETYPDCAADLACNTKHEKKGDTPKTTGVVFDRMFIRHWDAWNEGKLNRLFVADLPAAGKTANTAKLVGGNVVADVPSRPFGDASEFTWSPDGQQLVFSARNADRDEPTSTNFDLYLVPADGSADARNLTEANKAWDTGGAFSADGKTLYYRAMKRPGFEADRFALMAMDLATGESREIDPKWDRSADGITLSADGKSIYTTAEDMGEHPLWAVDIASGGVTKLVGEGTVSAFDVKNGVLAFSRNSLKSGDQLFVGGLNGKGVRAASPSAGELLKDVRFGDYEQFSFKGWNNETVHGYVVKPWNYEKGKTYPVAFLIHGGPQGSFGNGWSYRWNPQTYAGQGYAVVMIDFHGSTGYGQAFTDAISQHWGDRPLEDLQKGWTAAQKQYSFLNGDKACALGASYGGYMVYWIAGNWNQPWKCLVDHDGVFDNRMMGYSTEELWFSRWENGGTPWENPEAYEKFNPINYVKNWRVPMLVIHSQQDFRIPAEQGIAAFSALQQKGIESKFLYFPDENHWVLKPQNSVKWHETVNDWLRTHIGQ, via the coding sequence ATGTCCCGTCTCGCCTTGCTGCCCCTGATGCTCGCCGCCGCGCTGCCCCTCGCCGCGGGCGCCGCGCCCCACGGTCTGCAGCCGAAGGAACTCGCCACGCTCGATCGATTCTCGTCGCCGGTGCTCACGCCGGACGGCGCGAAGCTCGTCTTCGCGCGCCGCGTCGTCGATTACGACGCGAACAAGTCGTCGACCGCGTTGTGGATACAGCCGACGTCGGGCACCGGCAAGGCGACCCGCCTCACGCCGGAAGGCTGGAACGTCAACTCGCCGCTCGTCTCGGACGATGGCAAGCGCGTCTACTTCCTGAGCTCCAAGGGCGGTTCGTCGCAGCTGTACTACGTACCGGTGGGCGGTGGCGCGCCGGTGCAGGTCACCGCGATGCCGCTCGACGTCAGCACGTATTCGCTGTCGCCGAAGGGCGATCGCATCGCGCTGTCGATGGAAACGTATCCGGACTGCGCGGCCGATCTCGCATGCAATACGAAGCACGAGAAGAAGGGCGACACGCCGAAGACTACGGGCGTCGTGTTCGATCGCATGTTCATCCGCCACTGGGATGCGTGGAACGAAGGCAAGCTGAATCGCCTGTTCGTCGCCGATCTGCCGGCCGCGGGCAAGACGGCGAACACCGCCAAGCTCGTGGGCGGCAACGTCGTCGCCGACGTTCCTTCGCGCCCGTTCGGCGACGCCAGCGAGTTCACGTGGTCGCCGGACGGCCAGCAGCTCGTGTTCAGCGCGCGCAACGCCGACCGCGACGAGCCGACGTCGACGAACTTCGACCTCTACCTCGTGCCCGCCGACGGCAGCGCCGATGCGCGCAACCTCACCGAGGCGAACAAGGCGTGGGACACCGGCGGCGCGTTCAGCGCGGATGGCAAGACGCTCTACTACCGCGCGATGAAGCGCCCGGGTTTCGAAGCCGATCGCTTCGCGCTGATGGCGATGGACCTCGCGACGGGCGAATCGCGCGAGATCGATCCGAAGTGGGATCGTTCGGCAGACGGCATCACGCTGTCGGCCGACGGCAAGTCGATCTACACGACCGCCGAGGACATGGGCGAGCACCCGTTGTGGGCGGTCGACATCGCGTCGGGCGGCGTCACCAAGCTCGTGGGCGAGGGCACCGTGTCGGCGTTCGACGTGAAGAACGGCGTGCTCGCGTTCTCGCGCAATTCGCTGAAGTCCGGCGACCAGCTCTTCGTCGGCGGCCTTAACGGAAAAGGCGTTCGCGCCGCCAGCCCGTCGGCGGGCGAGCTGCTGAAGGACGTGCGTTTCGGCGACTACGAGCAGTTCAGCTTCAAGGGCTGGAACAACGAGACGGTGCACGGCTACGTCGTGAAGCCGTGGAACTACGAGAAGGGCAAGACCTATCCCGTCGCGTTCCTGATCCACGGCGGCCCGCAGGGCAGCTTCGGCAACGGCTGGAGCTATCGCTGGAATCCGCAGACGTACGCGGGCCAGGGCTACGCGGTGGTCATGATCGACTTCCACGGTTCGACCGGTTACGGCCAGGCGTTCACGGATGCGATCAGCCAGCACTGGGGCGACCGCCCGCTGGAAGACCTGCAGAAGGGTTGGACGGCCGCGCAGAAGCAGTACAGCTTCCTCAACGGCGACAAGGCGTGTGCGCTGGGCGCGAGCTACGGCGGTTACATGGTCTATTGGATCGCCGGCAACTGGAACCAGCCGTGGAAGTGCCTGGTCGACCACGACGGCGTGTTCGACAACCGCATGATGGGCTACAGCACGGAAGAACTCTGGTTCAGCCGCTGGGAGAACGGCGGCACGCCGTGGGAAAACCCGGAGGCGTACGAGAAGTTCAACCCGATCAACTACGTCAAGAACTGGCGCGTGCCGATGCTGGTCATCCACAGCCAGCAGGACTTCCGCATTCCGGCCGAGCAGGGCATCGCGGCGTTCAGCGCCCTGCAGCAGAAGGGCATCGAGTCGAAGTTCCTCTACTTCCCGGACGAGAACCACTGGGTGCTCAAGCCGCAGAACAGCGTGAAGTGGCACGAGACGGTGAACGACTGGCTGCGCACGCACATCGGCCAGTAA
- a CDS encoding histidine phosphatase family protein, protein MNDTQKWPDRLWIVRHGESAGNVAREKARVTDALTYDYGTRDADVPLSALGEQQADALGRWFAALPEHERPDVFLCSPYVRAQQTMRHALRRAGIDCDRIRLDERLREREFGIFDGLTRLGVRDRYPEQAKALDLVGKFYHRPPGGESWCDVILRLRSVVDTITREYRCDRVLIVAHQVTVLCFRYLLERMTEAQILDIDRQKDVANCAITGYEFDPTQGHRGKLVLERYNFVAPLIEAGAQVTTEPDVPAGPK, encoded by the coding sequence ATGAACGACACGCAGAAGTGGCCCGACCGCCTGTGGATCGTCCGCCATGGCGAATCGGCGGGAAACGTCGCGCGCGAAAAGGCACGCGTGACCGACGCGCTGACCTACGACTACGGCACACGCGATGCCGATGTGCCCCTGTCGGCGCTCGGCGAACAACAGGCCGACGCGCTCGGCCGCTGGTTCGCCGCGCTCCCGGAGCACGAGCGTCCCGACGTCTTCCTGTGCTCGCCGTACGTGCGGGCCCAGCAGACGATGCGTCACGCGTTGCGCCGGGCGGGGATCGACTGCGACCGCATCCGTCTCGACGAACGTTTGCGCGAACGCGAGTTCGGCATCTTCGATGGACTCACGCGGCTCGGGGTGCGCGATCGCTATCCCGAACAAGCGAAAGCGCTCGACCTCGTCGGCAAGTTCTATCACCGGCCGCCGGGTGGCGAGAGCTGGTGCGACGTCATCCTGCGGCTGCGCAGCGTGGTCGACACGATCACGCGCGAGTACCGCTGCGACCGCGTGCTGATCGTCGCGCACCAAGTCACGGTGCTGTGTTTCCGCTATCTACTCGAGCGGATGACGGAGGCGCAGATTCTCGACATCGACCGCCAGAAGGATGTCGCGAACTGTGCTATCACCGGTTACGAGTTCGATCCGACGCAGGGCCATCGCGGCAAGCTCGTGCTCGAGCGCTACAACTTCGTCGCGCCGCTGATCGAAGCGGGCGCGCAGGTGACCACCGAGCCCGACGTGCCGGCGGGGCCGAAGTGA
- a CDS encoding NAD(P)H-hydrate dehydratase, translating into MSAPRVTPISPAWLRRHPLPMPSHEGDKDARGRILVIAGAGEMPGAALLSAVAALRAGAGKLQVATCASAAPLVAAAVPESRVVALPETRSGALATAARTRIEAMSEHADAIVVGPGLLESDAMARMLGGWLAALPAVPVVIDAAALCAFDRDADAIADGKALRIMTPHAGEAARLLGCEREAVEARPLELGIEMARRFRAVCVMKGATSFVIDGPALEAGQSAAIVSNRYGNVGLATSGSGDTLSGIIGGLAARGADPLRATAWGVYLHAAAGDALAERQGGPLGFLARELLDEIPRLMQLPASARRAR; encoded by the coding sequence GTGAGCGCGCCGCGCGTCACGCCGATCTCGCCCGCGTGGTTGCGGCGCCATCCGTTGCCGATGCCGTCGCACGAAGGCGACAAGGACGCGCGCGGACGCATCCTCGTCATCGCGGGCGCCGGCGAAATGCCGGGCGCCGCGCTGTTGTCGGCGGTGGCGGCGCTGCGTGCGGGCGCTGGAAAGTTGCAGGTCGCGACCTGCGCGAGCGCCGCTCCGCTGGTTGCGGCTGCGGTGCCGGAATCGCGCGTCGTCGCCTTGCCCGAAACGCGCAGTGGCGCGTTGGCGACGGCCGCGCGAACCCGTATCGAAGCGATGTCCGAACATGCCGATGCGATCGTCGTCGGGCCGGGGCTGTTGGAATCGGATGCGATGGCACGCATGCTCGGCGGCTGGCTGGCGGCGTTGCCGGCGGTGCCGGTGGTGATCGATGCGGCCGCGCTGTGTGCATTTGATCGCGATGCCGACGCGATCGCCGACGGCAAGGCGCTACGCATCATGACGCCGCACGCGGGCGAGGCCGCGCGATTGCTGGGCTGCGAGCGCGAGGCCGTGGAGGCGCGACCGCTCGAACTCGGCATCGAGATGGCGCGCCGCTTCCGCGCGGTCTGCGTCATGAAGGGCGCGACGAGTTTCGTGATCGACGGCCCCGCGCTCGAGGCGGGACAGTCGGCGGCCATCGTGTCGAACCGCTACGGCAACGTCGGCCTGGCGACGTCGGGCTCGGGCGACACGCTGTCGGGAATCATCGGCGGCCTGGCCGCACGCGGGGCCGATCCGTTGCGCGCGACCGCGTGGGGCGTCTACTTGCACGCCGCGGCAGGCGATGCACTCGCCGAGCGACAAGGTGGGCCGCTCGGATTCCTTGCAAGAGAGCTGCTCGACGAGATTCCGCGGCTGATGCAGCTGCCGGCATCGGCGCGGCGCGCGCGCTGA
- a CDS encoding YbdD/YjiX family protein — translation MSRRLRSDPSRRLPLSQAWRRLVQAARLAVGIPDYGAYLEHMRRAHPGTAPMDEAAFFRERLQARYGRGRSRCC, via the coding sequence ATGTCGCGGCGCCTTCGCTCTGACCCGTCACGGCGTTTGCCGCTCTCGCAGGCCTGGCGCCGCCTCGTGCAGGCAGCGCGCCTCGCGGTCGGCATTCCGGACTACGGCGCCTACCTGGAACATATGCGACGCGCACATCCGGGCACGGCGCCGATGGACGAAGCCGCGTTCTTCCGCGAGCGGCTGCAGGCGCGTTACGGTCGCGGGCGTTCGCGCTGCTGTTGA
- a CDS encoding carbon starvation CstA family protein, with amino-acid sequence MRGLAGLFWAALGVLAVAALSVLALHRGETVSAMWLVAASASTFFIAYRFYARYVARAIGIDPSRLTPAYRRNDGLDYVPTERSVLFGHHFAAIAGAGPLVGPVLAAQMGYLPGTLWILFGVVYAGAVQDMLVLFFSTRRDGRSLGEMIRSEMGNAAGVVAMFGIAAIMLILLAVLALVVVKALAQSPWGTFTVAMTIPIALLMGAWLRWIRPGRILEASIIGLVLLLASIAIGGHVAADTQWSAVFRLQGTTLAWLLIGYGFIASVLPVWLLLAPRDYLSTFLKIGTIVGLALAILIAMPDLRMPAMTRFVDGTGPVFTGKLFPFLFITIACGSVSGFHALISSGTTPKMLRNERDIPLIGYGAMLMEAFVAVMALVAACVLQPGLYFAMNAPAAALGTTLDSASAAINAWGFAITPDTLAAAAKSIGEETVLSRTGGAPTLAVGMAHILAGLGGGDRMMAFWYHYAILFEALFILTTIDAGTRVARFMFQEIAGLAYPPLRATESWLGNVLCTALAVGGWGWFLYQGVVDPLGGINTLWPLFGIANQMLAGIALVFCCVVMVRMKRERYLWVPGIATLWLLVCTVTAGMEKLFHPDPKIGFLAAARKFSDAAARGDVLAPAKTLADMQRVAFNNTLDAALCVLFVGVLVLTTVFGLRAMLAARREVRPTARETDYVAAPSL; translated from the coding sequence ATGCGGGGACTGGCGGGACTTTTCTGGGCGGCACTCGGCGTGCTCGCGGTCGCGGCACTGTCGGTGCTCGCGCTCCATCGGGGCGAAACGGTCAGCGCGATGTGGCTGGTGGCGGCGTCGGCGAGTACGTTTTTCATCGCCTACCGCTTCTACGCGCGCTACGTCGCGCGAGCGATCGGCATCGATCCGTCGCGCCTCACGCCCGCGTACCGCCGCAACGACGGCCTCGACTACGTGCCGACCGAGCGCAGCGTGTTGTTCGGGCACCACTTCGCCGCAATCGCCGGTGCGGGGCCACTCGTGGGCCCGGTGCTCGCCGCGCAGATGGGCTACCTGCCCGGCACGTTATGGATCCTGTTCGGCGTGGTCTATGCCGGCGCGGTGCAGGACATGCTGGTGCTGTTCTTCTCGACGCGTCGCGACGGCCGCTCGCTGGGCGAAATGATCCGGAGCGAGATGGGCAATGCGGCGGGCGTCGTCGCGATGTTCGGTATCGCCGCGATCATGCTGATCCTGCTCGCCGTGCTCGCGCTCGTCGTCGTGAAAGCGCTGGCGCAGAGTCCGTGGGGCACGTTCACCGTGGCGATGACGATTCCGATCGCGCTGCTCATGGGTGCATGGCTGCGCTGGATCCGGCCGGGCCGCATTCTTGAAGCGTCGATCATCGGTCTCGTGTTGCTGCTCGCATCGATCGCGATCGGCGGACACGTCGCGGCCGATACGCAGTGGAGCGCGGTGTTCCGCCTGCAGGGCACCACGCTCGCCTGGCTGCTGATCGGCTACGGCTTCATCGCCTCGGTGCTGCCGGTGTGGCTGTTACTCGCGCCGCGCGACTACCTGTCGACCTTCCTCAAGATCGGCACGATCGTCGGCCTCGCGCTCGCCATCCTCATCGCCATGCCCGACCTGCGCATGCCCGCGATGACGCGCTTCGTCGACGGCACGGGACCGGTATTCACCGGCAAGCTTTTCCCGTTCCTGTTCATCACGATCGCCTGCGGCTCGGTTTCCGGATTCCACGCGCTGATCAGTTCGGGCACGACACCGAAGATGCTGCGCAACGAGCGCGACATCCCGCTGATCGGCTACGGCGCGATGCTGATGGAGGCGTTCGTCGCGGTGATGGCGCTGGTCGCGGCCTGTGTGCTGCAGCCGGGCCTCTATTTCGCGATGAATGCGCCGGCCGCCGCGCTCGGGACCACCCTCGATTCGGCGTCGGCCGCGATCAATGCCTGGGGCTTCGCGATCACCCCCGACACGCTCGCCGCAGCGGCCAAGTCGATCGGCGAGGAAACCGTGCTGTCGCGCACCGGTGGCGCGCCGACGCTCGCCGTCGGCATGGCGCACATCCTTGCGGGCCTGGGCGGCGGCGATCGCATGATGGCGTTCTGGTACCACTACGCCATCCTGTTCGAAGCGCTGTTCATCCTGACCACTATCGACGCGGGCACGCGCGTCGCGCGCTTCATGTTCCAGGAGATCGCAGGCCTCGCCTACCCACCGCTGCGCGCAACGGAGAGCTGGCTCGGCAACGTGCTGTGCACCGCGCTCGCTGTCGGCGGCTGGGGCTGGTTCCTCTACCAGGGCGTCGTCGATCCGCTCGGCGGCATCAACACGCTGTGGCCGTTGTTCGGCATCGCCAACCAGATGCTGGCGGGAATCGCGCTCGTGTTCTGCTGCGTCGTGATGGTGCGGATGAAGCGCGAGCGGTACCTGTGGGTCCCCGGGATCGCGACACTCTGGCTGCTGGTCTGCACGGTGACGGCGGGCATGGAGAAGCTCTTCCATCCGGATCCGAAGATCGGCTTCCTGGCCGCCGCGCGGAAATTCTCCGACGCCGCTGCGCGCGGTGACGTGCTCGCGCCAGCGAAGACGTTGGCCGACATGCAGCGCGTCGCATTCAACAACACGCTCGACGCGGCGTTGTGCGTGCTGTTCGTCGGCGTGCTGGTGCTGACCACCGTGTTCGGCTTACGTGCGATGCTCGCCGCGCGGCGCGAGGTGCGCCCGACGGCTCGGGAGACGGACTATGTCGCGGCGCCTTCGCTCTGA